From a single Anas acuta chromosome 16, bAnaAcu1.1, whole genome shotgun sequence genomic region:
- the ARFRP1 gene encoding ADP-ribosylation factor-related protein 1 has translation MYTLLSGLYKYMFQRDEYCILILGLDNAGKTTFLEQTKTRFNKNYKGMSLSKITTTVGLNIGTIDVGKTRLMFWDLGGQEELQSLWDKYYAESHGVIYVIDSTDEERLSESKRAFEKMITSEALEGVPILVLANKQDVETCLSIPDIKTAFSDCINKIGKRDCLTQACSALTGKGVNEGIEWMVKCVVRNIHRPPRKKDIT, from the exons ATGTATACTTTGCTGTCTGGGCTCTATAAATACATGTTCCAGAGGGATGAGTATTGCATCTTGATCCTTGGTTTGGACAATGCTGGTAAAACG ACGTTTCTTGAACAAACTAAAACTCGATTTAACAAGAACTACAAAGGGATGAGTTTATCCAAAATCACAACCACTGTAGGCTTAAACA TTGGTACTATCGATGTTGGCAAAACTCGGCTAATGTTTTGGGATCTGGGaggccaggaggagctgcagtcTCTTTGGGACAAG TATTACGCTGAATCTCATGGAGTGATCTATGTCATTGACTCCACTGATGAGGAGAGGCTCTCCGAATCTAAAAGAGCTTTTG AGAAGATGATTACAAGTGAAGCTCTGGAAGGAGTTCCCATTCTGGTGTTGGCTAACAAGCAGGACGTAGAG ACTTGTCTGTCAATACCTGACATCAAGACAGCATTTAGTGACTGCATTAACAAAATCGGGAAGAGAGACTGCCTGACAcaagcctgctctgctcttacTGG cAAAGGAGTGAACGAGGGAATTGAATGGATGGTGAAGTGTGTGGTGAGGAACATTCACCGACCTCCAAGAAAGAAGGACATAACGTAA
- the ZGPAT gene encoding zinc finger CCCH-type with G patch domain-containing protein has product MDEESLEAAIRAYSAQLRQVELALGAGLDPSQQSDLAQLQEDLKQLIELTEASLVSVRKSKLLATLDTNASSSSLPGGVQELGADPESSAQDEEYAAFKEAIAELGADDKAAAESSEISAKGDESKDKRESKGSEEEESDREEEEELSGMKVKAPYYSSWGTLEYHNAMIVGTEYLEDGSAGVRVLYLYPTHKSLKPCPFFLDDKCRFKENCRFSHGQVVSVEELQPFQEPNLSTLEVGSACLAKHSDGIWYTAKITDIDSGYYTVKFDSLLLKEAVVEGDSIIPPLRSEDAASSAESDEDSVDDSGYAKVIDSGGPENGEWAPACSSSFGGWEAHARGIGSKLLAQMGYEFGKGLGKNSEGRVEPVQAVVLPRGKSLDQCAEVLQRKKQGRLDPGNSKKCRAKENNTGRASAGSRKPPRNVFDFLNEKLRGKSSGEKAGGVALPERNSKEIYHASKSTKKALSVRLFQTMEKIEQTQKDIRGIQQALARNIGRHSIATAQLEEKLANAHKQLGQLQAQEASLQREQKKADTHKKMTEF; this is encoded by the exons ATGGACGAGGAGAGCCTGGAGGCCGCGATCCGCGCCTACAGCGCGCAGCTGAGGCAGGTGGAGCTGGCGCTGGGCGCCGGCCTGGACCCGTCGCAGCAGTCGGACCTGGCgcagctgcaggaggatctgAAGCAGCTGATCGAGCTGACCGAGGCCAGCCTGGTGTCCGTGAGGAAGAGCAAGCTGCTGGCCACGCTAGACACAAATGCGTCCTCGTCTTCCCTGCCGGGAGGTGTGCAGGAGCTCGGTGCCGACCCTGAAAGCTCTGCGCAGGATGAGGAGTACGCTGCCTTCAAGGAAGCCATCGCTGAGCTCGGAGCCGACGACAAGGCTGCGGCTGAAAGCAGCGAGATATCTGCAAAGGGAGATGAGAGCAAGGACAAAAGGGAATCGAAgggcagcgaggaggaggagtctgatagagaggaggaggaggagttgaGCGGGATGAAGGTTAAAGCCCCGTACTACAGCTCCTGGGGGACGCTGGAGTACCACAACGCCATGATTGTGGGGACAGAGTACCTGGAAGATGGCAGTGCGGGAGTCCGAGTGCTGTACCTCTACCCGACTCACAAGTCTTTGAAGCCGTGCCCGTTCTTCTTGGATGacaaatgcagatttaaagaGAACTGTcg GTTTTCGCACGGGCAGGTGGTGTCCGTGGAGGAGCTTCAGCCCTTTCAGGAGCCCAACCTGAGCACCCTGGAGGTGGGCTCGGCCTGCCTGGCGAAGCACAGCGACGGGATATGGTACACTGCAAAAATAACTG ATATCGACAGTGGTTATTACACTGTGAAGTTTGACTCCCTGCTGCTAAAGGAAGCTGTTGTGGAAGGGGACAGCATCATCCCCCCACTACGGAGCGAAGACGCTGCCTCGTCTGCTGAATCTGATGAAGACAGCGTTGATGATTCTGGTTACGCCAAAG TGATAGATTCGGGGGGCCCGGAGAATGGGGAATGGGCTCCTGCGTGCAGCTCCTCCTTCGGTGGCTGGGAAGCCCACGCTCGCGGCATCGGCTCCAAGCTGCTTGCTCAGATGGGATACGAGTTTGGGAAAG ggctggggaagaatTCTGAGGGCCGAGTGGAGCCGGTGCAGGCCGTGGTCCTTCCTCGAGGGAAATCCCTCGACCAGTGCGCCGAGGTgcttcagaggaagaaacaggGGAGGCTGGACCCTGGCAACTCGAAGAAATGCCGggcaaaggaaaataacactGGCAGGGCCTCAGCAGGCAGCCGCAAGCCACCCCGCAACGTGTTTGACTTTTTGAACGAGAAACTGAGAGGGAAAAGCAGTGGGGAAAAGGCTGGAGGTGTGGCGCTGCCCGagaggaacagcaaagagatcTACCATGCTAGCAAGAGCACCAAGAAGGCCCTGAGTGTCCGCCTCTTCCAGACAATGGAGAAGATTGAACAAACGCAGAAGGATATCAGAGGAATCCAGCAGGCCCTGGCACGCAACATTGGCCG gCACAGCATTGCAACTGctcagctggaggagaagctggCTAACGCTCACAAAcagctggggcagctgcaggcgCAGGAAGCCAGTCTGCAGCgggagcagaagaaagcagacaCTCACAAGAAGATGACTGAGTTCTAG